The DNA segment CGCTTGTACGAAGTGGTCGGGGTGTACGGCCCGACCCTTAAAGACGTGATTCAGGAGAAGTTCGGCGACGGCATCATGAGCGCGATCGACTTCTCGATGCATGTCGAAAAAATCGAGGACCCCAAGGGCGACCGCGTGCTGCTGACCCTCAATGGCAAGTTTTTGCCGTACCGCTCCTGGTAATCGATCTGCCATTCTGGCGCCTCAGTGATGGGGCGTCCTTGACCGCTTTGTGCCGAGGGAAACTGCAATGTCCTATCTACTACCCGCCGAGTTCGTCACCAAGATGCTCGATGCCGGCGCCTCGAAGATCCACATGTCGACCCGCGACACCCTGATCCGCAGCTACATGGCTGGCGCCATTCTGGCGCTGGCTGCGGTGTTCGCCGTCACCATCGCAGTACAGACCGGTTCGGCCCTGCTTGGCGCAGTGCTGTTCCCGGTCGGCTTTTCGATGCTGTACCTGATGGGCTTCGACCTGCTTACCGGGGTGTTCATGCTCACGCCCCTGGCGCTGCTGGATAAACGCCCGGGAGTCACGGTGCAGGGCATCCTGCGCAACTGGGGGCTGGTGTTCGTCGGCAACTTTGCCGGCGCCTTGACCGTCGCGTTGATGATGGCCTTTGTCTTCACCTATGGCTTCAACGCCTCCCCAGGCGCCGTGGGGGAAAAGATCGCCAGCATCGGCGAGGCGAGGACCTTGGGCTATGAGCAATACGGACTTGCCGGCTGGCTGACGATTTTCCTGCGCGGGGTACTGTGCAACTGGATGGTGTCGATGGGGGTGGTCGGGGCGATGATTTCCACCTCAGTGAGCGGCAAGGTGATCGCCATGTGGATGCCGATCATGCTGTTCTTCTACATGGGTTTCGAGCATTCGGTGGTGAACATGTTCCTGTTCCCGTCGGCGATGATCATGGGCGGCGGCTTCTCGGTCATGGATTACCTGGTGTGGAACGAGATC comes from the Pseudomonas urmiensis genome and includes:
- a CDS encoding formate/nitrite transporter family protein → MSYLLPAEFVTKMLDAGASKIHMSTRDTLIRSYMAGAILALAAVFAVTIAVQTGSALLGAVLFPVGFSMLYLMGFDLLTGVFMLTPLALLDKRPGVTVQGILRNWGLVFVGNFAGALTVALMMAFVFTYGFNASPGAVGEKIASIGEARTLGYEQYGLAGWLTIFLRGVLCNWMVSMGVVGAMISTSVSGKVIAMWMPIMLFFYMGFEHSVVNMFLFPSAMIMGGGFSVMDYLVWNEIPTVLGNLVGGLAFTGLTLYGTHIRTAGKAAQVVRP